Proteins encoded by one window of Arachis ipaensis cultivar K30076 chromosome B04, Araip1.1, whole genome shotgun sequence:
- the LOC107635649 gene encoding ras-related protein RABE1c isoform X1: MEGERDPGCLVPRKFATERKKMQLMLSHKFDWNGVYAQPGRARADYDYLIKLLLIGDSGVVKSCLLLRFSDGSFTTSFISTIGIDFKIRTIELDGKRIKLQIWDTAGQERFRTITTAYYHGAMAILLVYDVTDEASFNNIRNWIRNIEQHASDNVNKILVGNKADMDESKRAVPTAKGQALADEYGIKFFFETSAKTNMNVEDVFFSIARDIKQRLADTDSKAEPQAIKINQPDQAAGGGQAAQKSACCG; the protein is encoded by the exons ATGGAAGGTGAAAGAGACCCAGGATGCCTGGTCCCTAGAAAA TTTGCCACGGAGAGAAAGAAAATGCAGCTGATGTTGTCACATAAATTCGATTGGAATGGTGTTTATG CTCAACCTGGTAGGGCACGTGCCGATTACGATTACCTCATCAAGCTCCTTCTTATTGGCGATAGCGGT GTGGTAAAGAGT TGTCTTCTTTTGCGATTTTCTGATGGTTCCTTCACCACCAGTTTCATCAGCACTATTGG CATTGATTTTAAGATAAGAACCATTGAACTTGACGGTAAACGCATTAAGTTACAAATCTGGGACACAGCCGGTCAGGAGCGATTTCGAACTATTACCACAG CTTATTACCATGGAGCCATGGCCATTTTGCTTGTTTACGATGTTACTGATGAAGCATCTTTCAACA ATATTAGGAATTGGATTCGCAACATTGAACAACATGCTTCTGACAATGTAAACAAGATCCTTGTTGGTAACAAGGCTGATATGGATGAAAGTAAAAGG GCTGTTCCTACCGCCAAAGGTCAAGCTCTCGCCGATGAGTATGGTATCAAGTTTTTTTTCGAAACT AGTGCAAAGACAAACATGAATGTAGAGGATGTTTTCTTTTCAATAGCTAGAGATATCAAGCAAAGGCTTGCTGACACAGATTCTAAGGCTGAA CCTCAGGCGATCAAGATCAACCAACCGGACCAGGCTGCCGGTGGTGGCCAAGCCGCTCAAAAGTCGGCCTGCTGTGGTTGA
- the LOC107635649 gene encoding ras-related protein RABE1c isoform X4, with translation MFAQPGRARADYDYLIKLLLIGDSGVVKSCLLLRFSDGSFTTSFISTIGIDFKIRTIELDGKRIKLQIWDTAGQERFRTITTAYYHGAMAILLVYDVTDEASFNNIRNWIRNIEQHASDNVNKILVGNKADMDESKRAVPTAKGQALADEYGIKFFFETSAKTNMNVEDVFFSIARDIKQRLADTDSKAEPQAIKINQPDQAAGGGQAAQKSACCG, from the exons ATGTTTG CTCAACCTGGTAGGGCACGTGCCGATTACGATTACCTCATCAAGCTCCTTCTTATTGGCGATAGCGGT GTGGTAAAGAGT TGTCTTCTTTTGCGATTTTCTGATGGTTCCTTCACCACCAGTTTCATCAGCACTATTGG CATTGATTTTAAGATAAGAACCATTGAACTTGACGGTAAACGCATTAAGTTACAAATCTGGGACACAGCCGGTCAGGAGCGATTTCGAACTATTACCACAG CTTATTACCATGGAGCCATGGCCATTTTGCTTGTTTACGATGTTACTGATGAAGCATCTTTCAACA ATATTAGGAATTGGATTCGCAACATTGAACAACATGCTTCTGACAATGTAAACAAGATCCTTGTTGGTAACAAGGCTGATATGGATGAAAGTAAAAGG GCTGTTCCTACCGCCAAAGGTCAAGCTCTCGCCGATGAGTATGGTATCAAGTTTTTTTTCGAAACT AGTGCAAAGACAAACATGAATGTAGAGGATGTTTTCTTTTCAATAGCTAGAGATATCAAGCAAAGGCTTGCTGACACAGATTCTAAGGCTGAA CCTCAGGCGATCAAGATCAACCAACCGGACCAGGCTGCCGGTGGTGGCCAAGCCGCTCAAAAGTCGGCCTGCTGTGGTTGA
- the LOC107635649 gene encoding ras-related protein RABE1c isoform X2 gives MKDITIMICLFATERKKMQLMLSHKFDWNGVYAQPGRARADYDYLIKLLLIGDSGVVKSCLLLRFSDGSFTTSFISTIGIDFKIRTIELDGKRIKLQIWDTAGQERFRTITTAYYHGAMAILLVYDVTDEASFNNIRNWIRNIEQHASDNVNKILVGNKADMDESKRAVPTAKGQALADEYGIKFFFETSAKTNMNVEDVFFSIARDIKQRLADTDSKAEPQAIKINQPDQAAGGGQAAQKSACCG, from the exons ATGAAAGACATTACAATAATGATATGTTTG TTTGCCACGGAGAGAAAGAAAATGCAGCTGATGTTGTCACATAAATTCGATTGGAATGGTGTTTATG CTCAACCTGGTAGGGCACGTGCCGATTACGATTACCTCATCAAGCTCCTTCTTATTGGCGATAGCGGT GTGGTAAAGAGT TGTCTTCTTTTGCGATTTTCTGATGGTTCCTTCACCACCAGTTTCATCAGCACTATTGG CATTGATTTTAAGATAAGAACCATTGAACTTGACGGTAAACGCATTAAGTTACAAATCTGGGACACAGCCGGTCAGGAGCGATTTCGAACTATTACCACAG CTTATTACCATGGAGCCATGGCCATTTTGCTTGTTTACGATGTTACTGATGAAGCATCTTTCAACA ATATTAGGAATTGGATTCGCAACATTGAACAACATGCTTCTGACAATGTAAACAAGATCCTTGTTGGTAACAAGGCTGATATGGATGAAAGTAAAAGG GCTGTTCCTACCGCCAAAGGTCAAGCTCTCGCCGATGAGTATGGTATCAAGTTTTTTTTCGAAACT AGTGCAAAGACAAACATGAATGTAGAGGATGTTTTCTTTTCAATAGCTAGAGATATCAAGCAAAGGCTTGCTGACACAGATTCTAAGGCTGAA CCTCAGGCGATCAAGATCAACCAACCGGACCAGGCTGCCGGTGGTGGCCAAGCCGCTCAAAAGTCGGCCTGCTGTGGTTGA
- the LOC107635649 gene encoding uncharacterized protein LOC107635649 isoform X3, with the protein MDPKPKDPDYYVPGLIINGLYDKDIQIPDPSYSVPELMKGATSRLYDKDIQIPDWYHFKSPPSSHTREPTEAEKQFNLKQTHPYHVLAMDHYNKSIDNKEEEYEILSLVSMGKTVCFGYLGFLRHLFWKAVPKNSPSTAEPRIFYARVHEFKEIHILFCGFYSDSIDDSESCEICGLKNYDEFRKKAKELQDKEEEKAMAINNGGYLFCPINFSAMYQSSHGDKQMMNSESDGR; encoded by the exons ATGGATCCAAAACCCAA AGACCCTGATTATTATGTGCCTGGACTTATCATCAATGGACTATATGACAAAGATATCCAAATCCCTGACCCTTCTTATTCTGTGCCTGAACTTATGAAGGGCGCCACCAGTAGACTATATGACAAAGATATCCAAATCCCTGACTGGTACCATTTTAAATCTCCTCCTAGTTCACATACTCGTGAGCCAACTGA AGCCGAGAAACAATTTAATTTGAAACAGACGCATCCTTACCATGTATTGGCAATGGATCATTATAACAAAAGCATAGATAATAAG GAGGAGGAGTATGAGATTTTAAGTTTGGTCAGTATGGGCAAAACAGTGTGCTTCGGTTACCTTGGTTTTCTTCGTCACCTCTTTTGGAAGGCCGTGCCTAAAAATTCCCCTTCGACAGCCGAGCCTAGAATTTTCTATGCTCGAGTTCACGAGTTTAAGGAGATTCATATACTATTTTGTGGCTTTTATAGCGATTCTATTGATGACTCAG AGAGCTGTGAGATTTGCGGTCTCAAGAATTATGATGAATTCCGGAAGAAAGCAAAAGAATTGCAGgataaagaagaagagaaagcaaTGGCAATTAATAACGGTGGATATTTGTTCTGTCCAATTAATTTTAGCGCCATGTACCAGTCTTCCCATGGAGACAAACAAAT GATGAACAGTGAATCGGATGGAAGGTGA